In a genomic window of Anser cygnoides isolate HZ-2024a breed goose chromosome 28, Taihu_goose_T2T_genome, whole genome shotgun sequence:
- the LOC136787304 gene encoding olfactory receptor 14C36-like — protein MSNSSSITEFLLLPFADTRELQLLHFALFLGIYLAAVLGNSLILTAVACDHRLHTPMYFFLLNLALLDLGCISTTLPKAMANSLWDTRAISYAGYAAQVFLFVFFIGTEFSVLTIMSYDRYVAICKPLHYGSLLGSRACAQMAAAAWGSGVLYALLHTASTFSLPLCQGNALNQFFCEIPQILKLSCTDAYLREVWVLLFSACLTSGCFVFIVFSYVQIFRAVLRMPSEQGWHKAFSTCLPHLAVVSLFLSTAIFAHLKPPSISSPSSDLVVAVLYSVMPPTLNPLIYSMRSQELKGAIKQMISWIFLSSDRFSLFLHK, from the coding sequence atgtccaacagcagctccatcaccgagttcctcctcctgccattcgcagacacgcgggagctgcagctcctgcacttcgcactcttcctgggcatctacctggctgccgTCCTGGGCAacagcctcatcctcaccgccgtagcctgcgaccaccgcctccacacccccatgtacttcttcctcctcaacctcgccctcctcgacctgggctgcatctccaccactctgcccaaagccatggccaattccctctgggacaccagggccatctcctatgcaggatatgctgcacaggtctttttgtttgtcttctttattggaactgaattttcagttctcaccatcatgtcctatgaccgctacgttgccatctgcaagcccctgcactacgggagcctcctgggcagcagagcttgtgcccagatggcagcagctgcctggggcagtggggttctctatgctctgctgcacactgccagtacattttccctgcccctctgccaaggcaatgccttgaaccagttcttctgtgaaattccccagATTCTCAAGCTCTCCTGTACAGATGCCTATCTCAGGGAAGTTTGGGTGCTTCTGTTTAGTGCTTGTTTGACATctggatgttttgttttcattgttttttcctacgtgcagatcttcagggccgtgctaaggatgccctctgagcagggatggcacaaagccttttccacgtgcctccctcacctggctgtggtctctctttttctcagcacagccatTTTTGCCCACCtaaagcccccctccatctcctccccgtCCTCtgacctggtggtggcagttctgtactcggtcATGCCCCCAacactgaaccccctcatctacagcatgagaagcCAGGAGCTCAAGGGTGCCATTAAACAAATGATTTCATGGATCTTTCTGAGTAGTGATAGATTTTCCCTCTTTCTACACAAGTGA
- the LOC136787234 gene encoding olfactory receptor 14A16-like has protein sequence MSNSSSVSKFLLLPFADTRELQLLHFALFLAIYLAALLGNGLILTAVACDHRLHTPMYFFLLNLALLDLGCISTTLPKAMANALHDTRAISYAGCAAQVFVFLFLISAEYFLLTVMSYDRYVAICKPLHYGSLLGSRACAQMAAAAWGSGLLNALLHTANTFSLPLCQGNAVDQFFCEIPQIMQISCARSYLKSFWVVVTGVCLASVCFVFIVFSYVQIFRAVLRMPSEQGRHKAFSTCLPHLFVVSLFISIGFFAYLKPPSISSPSLNLAVAVLYSVIPPTLNPLIYSMRNQELKWAIRKVISWTFLNSDKLPLFFQK, from the coding sequence atgtccaacagcagctctgtgagcaagttcctcctcctgccattcgcagacacgcgggagctgcagctcctgcacttcgcgctcttcctggccatctacctggctgccctcctgggcaacggcctcatcctcaccgccgtagcctgcgaccaccgcctccacacccccatgtacttcttcctcctcaacctcgccctcctcgacctgggctgcatctccaccactctccccaaagccatggccaatgcccttCATGAtaccagggccatttcctatgcggggtgtgctgcacaggtctttgtttttctcttcttgatATCAGCAGAGTATTTCCTTCTCAccgtcatgtcctacgaccgctatgttgccatctgcaagcccctgcactacgggagcctcctgggcagcagagcttgtgcccagatggcagcagctgcctggggcagtgggttGCTCAATGCTCTgttgcacactgccaatacattttccctgcccctctgccaaggcaatgctgtggaccagttcttctgtgaaatcccccagatcaTGCAGATATCCTGTGCACGCTCCTACCTGAAGAGTTTTTGGGTAGTTGTGACTGGTGTCTGTTTAGCatctgtctgttttgttttcattgttttttcctatgtgcagattttcagggctgtgctgaggatgccctctgagcagggccggcacaaagccttctccacctgcctcccccacctctttgtggtctccctgtttatcagcaTAGGCTTTTTTGcttacctgaagcccccctccatttcctccccatccctgaacCTGGCGGTGGCAGTTCTATACTCGGTGATACCTCCAACattgaaccccctcatctatagcatgaggaaccaggagctcaagtgGGCTATTAGGAAAGTGATTTCATGGACGTTTCTGAATAGTGACAAActtcccctctttttccagaaatga
- the LOC136787032 gene encoding olfactory receptor 14C36-like, which produces MSNSSSISEFHLLAFADTRELRLLHFALFLGIYLAALLGNGLILTAVACDHRLHSPMYFFLLNLALLDLGCISTTLPKAMANSLWDTRAISYAGCVAQVFFFPSLMSADLFLLTIMAYDRYVAICKPLHYGSLLGSRACAQMAAAAWGSGVLYALLHTANTFSLPLCQGNTVDQFFCEISQILKLSCSDSYLREVGLLTFSGFLVLGCFVFIVLSYVQIFRAVLRMPSEQGRHKAFSMCLPHLVVVSLLVSTGVSAYLKPPTISSPSLDMIMAVLYAVMPPAVNPLIYSIRNQELKNAIRKVMSWMFIRICSGN; this is translated from the coding sequence atgtccaacagcagctccatcagcgaGTTCCAcctgctggcatttgcagacacgcgggagctgcggctcctgcacttcgcgctcttcctgggcatctacctggctgccctcctgggcaacggcctcatcctcaccgccgtagcctgcgaccaccgcctccacagccccatgtacttcttcctcctcaacctcgccctccttgacctgggctgcatctccaccactctccccaaagccatggccaattccctctgggacaccagggccatttcctatgcGGGATGTGTTGCacaagtctttttctttccctctctgatgtcagcagatttgtttcttctcaccatcatggcctacgaccgctacgttgccatctgcaagcccctgcattacgggagcctcctgggcagcagagcttgtgcccagatggcagcagctgcctggggcagtggggttctctatgctctgctgcacacggccaatacattttccctgcccctctgccaaggcaatactgtggaccagttcttctgtgaaatctcccagatcctcaagctctcctgctcagattcctacctcagggaagttgggcttCTCACATTCAGTGGTttcctggttttggggtgttttgtatTCATCGTGCTGTCCTATGtacagatcttcagggctgtgctgaggatgccctctgagcagggccggcacaaagccttttccatgtgcctccctcacctggtcGTGGTCTCCCTGCTGGTTAGCACTGGTGTATCTGCCTACCTGAAGCCTCCCACtatctcctctccatccctggacaTGATAATGGCTGTTCTATATGCAGTGATgcccccagcagtgaaccccctcatctacagcatcagaaaccaggagctcaagaatGCCATTAGGAAAGTGATGTCATGGATGTTTATCAGGATTTGCTCAGGAAATTGA